From the Paucidesulfovibrio longus DSM 6739 genome, the window GCATGCCCGTATAGGCCGATTGCGCGTCCGCATGCCCCGTGAGCAGGATGACCTCGGTCCGCGGCAGTTGGGCCTTGATGCGGCGCAACGTCTCGATGCCGTCCAGACCGGGCATGCGCACGTCCAGCACGACCACGTCGAAGACGTGCTCGGCGAGCAATCGCAGGGCCTGCTCGCCGCTTTCCGCCGTGGTCACGTCCACGTTGCGGCGGGCCATGCGCTTGCTCACCAGCGTGAGAAACTCGGACTCGTCGTCCACGAGCAACATGCTGATCTTCTTCACCGTTCATCTCCCCCCGCAAACGGGTTACGCAGCCGTCAGCATTTCCTTGACCTGCATGAGCACAGGCAGGACCGACCAGAAAATCATCAGGAACAACCCCAGTGTGGCCAGGAGCGCCAGGACCGCCTGCCACCAGCGCAGGCCGCAGGCCTTTGTCAGGCCAAACATGACCAGAAGAGCTCGAATCGGTTCGGTGATCACCTGCATCGCAGGAATCCAGGACAGGGGCATGACCGTGCCCGAAGCAAAGGCGTAGATGGACACGAGACGCCGCAAGGCCACGCGGCGGCCGAAAAACAGAGTCAGGACCAACATGTTCAGCGCGGCGAGCAGCGCCGGCAGAAGCAGGCAGTTGATCATCAGAATGCCCGCCATGGCCAGCTTGTGGCTGTAGAAGTAGGTCATGCTGACCATGGTATAAAACAGCGAGGCATACGCGAGATACTTCAGAGAATTACGATAGTTCTCATGCGTATCTTCCAGCCTGGAGAAAAACAGCCTGGGAGCACGCATCATTTCGGTCATGGTCCCGAAGAACTTCGACGTGTCCACGGTCTGCGGCGCATCCGCCTCCAGCGAGGCCCCGCTGTCCGGGCCGCATTGCAAAATCGCGCTTTCCTTGGCCATGCCTTTATCCTCCAAAGATTTTCGACCCCTCGACCACTCCCAGCAAAAGCATCAGCACGGTGAGCACGAAGAAAAACGCGCGCTCGGTCTGCCTGGAAAAATATATTCTGCCGTTCTCGTAGTGCAGCCGCTTGACGCGTTCGGGCTTTGCTTCCGTCGACACATCCTCGATCC encodes:
- a CDS encoding response regulator; translation: MSMLLVDDESEFLTLVSKRMARRNVDVTTAESGEQALRLLAEHVFDVVVLDVRMPGLDGIETLRRIKAQLPRTEVILLTGHADAQSAYTGMQLGAFDYMIKPVAFDELFAKIQDAAATA